A region of Desulfolithobacter dissulfuricans DNA encodes the following proteins:
- a CDS encoding DUF134 domain-containing protein, producing MPRPKKCRQVARMPRVRYFKPRGIPLRELTEVYLPVEGAEALRLVDTEGLDLNTAARQMNVSRHTLGRILAQARRVVSQAITEGMAIRIEGGDFIVKGESADEQKTESTVPDSRPDNSRKKTLSAQKGEKAMQKIAVSSEGPSLDDQVDPRFGRAGGFLLVDPDTMETHYIDNGASQSLGQGAGIQAAENVARAGAGVVLSGYIGPKAFQALTAAGIKVGQDCDNMTVREAIEKFKKGEIPIADRPNR from the coding sequence ATGCCACGCCCCAAAAAATGCAGACAGGTGGCCCGGATGCCCCGGGTTCGCTACTTCAAACCGCGCGGTATCCCCTTAAGGGAGCTGACCGAGGTCTATCTGCCCGTTGAAGGGGCAGAGGCCCTGCGGTTGGTGGACACCGAAGGACTGGATCTCAATACCGCTGCCCGCCAGATGAATGTCTCCCGTCACACCCTTGGCCGTATCCTGGCCCAGGCCCGCCGGGTTGTTTCCCAGGCGATTACCGAAGGCATGGCCATTCGTATCGAAGGTGGTGATTTCATAGTAAAAGGCGAATCCGCAGATGAACAGAAAACCGAAAGTACCGTGCCAGACAGCCGGCCTGACAACAGCAGGAAAAAAACATTATCTGCACAGAAAGGAGAGAAAGCAATGCAAAAGATAGCCGTATCCAGCGAAGGACCTTCCCTTGACGATCAGGTTGATCCCCGATTTGGCCGCGCCGGGGGATTTCTCCTTGTCGATCCGGACACCATGGAAACCCACTACATTGACAATGGCGCAAGCCAGTCCCTGGGCCAGGGTGCGGGTATCCAGGCTGCCGAAAACGTGGCCCGGGCCGGGGCTGGTGTTGTGCTCAGTGGCTATATCGGCCCCAAGGCCTTCCAGGCACTGACCGCGGCGGGTATCAAGGTGGGACAGGATTGCGACAACATGACCGTTCGCGAGGCGATCGAGAAATTTAAAAAAGGCGAAATCCCCATTGCCGACAGGCCGAACAGGTAA